The genomic DNA GTGTAGACTGCGAACATCAGCAGAGTCCGCTCTACTTCTTCAGGACGGAGATTGAGCGATCGCAATAATCCCTGTCCGAACCGGTTTTTGGTCAACCGCTGATTTGTCAGTTCCATGCAGCATTTTATCCCTATGTAGTAGCTTGTCCCCGATCGATCGAGGGAGTGGGAATTGGGAGACTGGGGTACTGGGAGAGGGACAGATGGAGGGACTGAGAGACTGGGGAGGATTTAGCTACCCCTGCTCCCTTGCTCCTCTGCTCCCCCGCTCCCCTGCTCCCCTGCTCCCCCGCTCCCCTGCTCCCCCGCTCCCCCTCCCCTACTATTTTTTCGGAGATAGGAGCATCATCATGCTCCGTCCCTCTTTTTTAGGAGCTTGCTGCACTTCCGCCAGTTCCTGCAAATCAGTTGCCATCCGTTTAAGCAAGTCCTCTGCTAGGTTACTATGTTGGATTTCCCGACCTCGGAACATAATCGTGGCTTTGACTTTATCGCCAGCTTTGAGAAAGCGGTCGGCTTGAGAAAGACGTACTTGGTAGTCGTGCTCCTCAATTTTGTACCGCATTTTCACTTCCTTGACATCGGCTGTGTGCTGCTTTTTCTTAGCTTCACGCTCTTTCTTGTCCTTCTCGAACTTAAATTTACCGTAGTCCATGATCCGACATACAGGTGGATCGGCCTTGTCGCTGAGAAGAACGAGGTCAAGGTCTTTTTCCTCCGCCAGCCGCAGGGCATCTTGAGGAAGCATTATCCCCAGTTGAGCACCATCGGTATCGATGACCCGAATTTTGGGGAATCGAATGTTGTCATTGATCTGAGGTTGATTGCGGTTTTGTCTTTTTTCGATCACAGGCATTTAAGTTTTATGCAAGCTCTTGATTGATTAATGTGGCTTCCTTGTATTGCCATTCTACTCACTATGACTAAGTTTCTGTCTATATTTAATCTAAAATCCCCAGATCGCTTAAAAATAAAAGGTTCGATCGCGCGCTAAGGGGGGTGAGTTTTGAGTTCTGAGTTAAATAAAGTCAGAAATTTTTGGATCTGTTTACTACTGTCCATCCTTCCCCTCTCCGCATCCTCACCCATTTCTCCATCTTCCCCATCTCCCCCACTAGAATAAAAGATAGAAGATTGTAAATTTATGTTGAGACTTGAGGCAAATTTGACCACTTCTGGACATTGGCATCAAAGGATTGGACTTCAAAGAGACTGGGTTTGGCGGGGTTGGCAAACTCGGTACACTTATCTGCGGGCAAGTGGGCAACTTTCCCAGCTAGAGCAAATTGAGCAGGGGAGCAGGGGGGCAGGGGAGAGGGGGGGCGGGGGAGCAGAAGTAACGGAGGAAATCAATACTCTAAAATCTTACTCTCCCCAATTTCCTTTTGGTAAAGAGGAAAGCCCAAATTTTAAGTCGGGAACGCCCTTGATTTTGCTGCACGGATTTGGGGCTTCTATTGGTCACTGGCGGCACAATATGGCTCAACTTGCTGAGTTCCATACTGTGTACGCATTAGATTTGTTGGGGTTTGGGGCTTCGCAGAAAGCTCCTGCCAACTATGATGTCTCTATCTGGGTGGCTCAAGTCTACGAGTTTTGGCAGACTTTTATCAGACAACCAGTAGTTTTAGTGGGAAACTCGATTGGTTCGCTGATTTGTCTGGCAGCCGCAGCAGCTCACCCTGATATGGTAGCAGGAATTGTGATGATTAGTTTGCCCGATCCATCTGTGCGTGCTGAGGCAGTACCCCCGTGGTTGCAACCTGCGATCGCGGCAGTTGAAAATATTTTTGCTTCTCCGCCAGTGCTCAGAGCCCTATTTTACTTTGTCCGCCGTCCCGCCCTTGTCCGTCGCTGGGTGAGCTTTGCCTACGCCAATCCCGATGCCATTAGCGACGAATTGGTAGAAATTCTATCGGGGCCGAGTCGCGATCGCGGTTCCGCCCGTGCTTTTTGTGCTCTGTTTAAAGCTGTCGGCAGTTCACAATTTGGGCCTGGTGTCAAGACAGTTTTGCCTTTATTAAAAATTCCTATATTGTTAATCTGGGGTCAACAAGATCGGATGATCCCGCCCCGCTTCGCCCGTCCCCGTCAGTTCATGGAGTACAACGCTAACTTAAAGCTCGTTGAGTTAGAAAATGCGGGCCACTGCCCCCATGATGAATGCCCAGAACGAGTAAATCAAGAAATTTTGAATTGGATGGCGATCGCTCTTGACCAAAAAGGTGGTGACAGTGAAGCAGTGCAGTATTAGTAGATTAAAGTCCCCATTCTGTGGCTAGTCGAGATTCCCTGTCGCAGTTAATTTCCAGAGGTAGTGCTGCTTTGGCACTTGCACTCAGAAGCGATTATTCCCGATCCAATTGTCTGCTTGTGGCATAATTCAATGGAAATTAATCAAGTTGCTAACAAAGGCAAGTGCTTCCTGCTTCTGGATTTCCTCGTGCGATCGCTGATTTCTCAATCTTTTTGATAGATGTTATGTTTTTTTAGACCCGCCTCCTTACAAGGCAGTAGTGCCAGTCTGATTTTTCGGTATTCTACCCTCAGCAGCTTGGCTAGGAAAATTCAAACTGAACACCTGCTGATGTTATGGTACTGTTCAACCAATTTAAGTACCGAGAGTCCCACCAAAGAAATGGAACTAGCCCTAATTGCGATACCGGAATGCAACCATTTTGGATACTTTTCCCGTCTAAAGTCGGTGCATTTCAGATCCTAAATCGTTCTTCCCCTCTCTTCCCCTAGCCCCTAGCCCCTAGCCCCTAGCCCCTAAAATTTCTAGGGCTGTTCGATGAAAGTCAACTTAGCTGTAAGCGGAGATCGCTCTATAAGAGTTCAAAGCTTTTAGCTGCAACGCAAACGAGGAAAAACTGTCGTGAGATTCCACTGGCTATTACCCAGTTTCTTAAGTGTGTTTTTGCTGTCATCTGCCGCCGAAGCAGCCAGACTGCAATCTTGGCGATTTGATGCCAATCAGAATCGGCTGTACTTCACTACCGTTGGCGGAGTTCAACCAAAAGCACAACTGATTTTTAACCCAACGCGCTTGGTCATTGACCTGCCAGAAACTAGCTTAGGACGTTCTTCTGTAACTCAACCAGTTACAGGAGGGTTTGAATCCGTCCGGGTAGGGCAGTTTGACGCGCAAACCACTAGAATTGTGGTGGAATTGAGTCCCGGTTATACGCTTGACCCGCAGCAAGTGCGATTTCGGGGTATCTCTCCTAGCCAGTGGACGGTAGAATTGCCTAGACCAACTGCGATCGCCACAGGTGACAGGGGACAAACCATCCCACCTCCTACCACCAATCCCCAACCACAAATCGCCGCCGCCGGGACGCTGGTAGAAAATGTCCAAGTAACGAAAGACGGTTTTTTCATCCGCACCAGCGGCGGTAAACCAGAAATTTCCCTTCAGCAAAGTCGTGCTGGAGATTTGGCAACAATTGACATTGCAGGCGCTAATATCTCTCCTCAGCTAACTGAGCAAGAACAGGTAGTTAACCAACATGGCGTAGATCGCATCGAAGTCAGGCAATTGCCAACCGATCCACCCATGACTCGCGTTACTCTACGGATGACGGAGACTAATACTAACTGGCGAGCCTTTTTCAGCAATATGGGCGGTATTGTGGTCTTACCGACTAATAGACCCAATGTCAGTAGCCGTCCTCCTTTACTAGCACCCCGCCGCAATACCAGCAATTTAGCTGGGATTCAATCTATTGACTTGACAGCTAATGGCACGCAACTTTTAATTAGAACCGACCGCGCTGTAAGCTATACCAGCGGATGGAATCAGCAGTCGGGCGCTTATTGGCTCAGGATTCCCAAAGCTCAACTTGCTGGTCAAATACCTCAGTTACAGGCGAACAGTCCTGTAGGGTTAACTGCTACCCAAGAAGACTCGGAGACGGTGGTAATTTGGGTACAACCTGCGGCGGGCGTGCAAGTGACAAGAGTATTGCAACCGACTCCTCAAATCCTTTCGGTGCAATTGCGGCGTACAGGTGTTTCCTCTGTGCCTCCGGTAACGAATCCTACTCCGTCTCTCAACCCAAGAAACTATCCTACTCCTGAGCTGCCCCGGAATTCTAATGGGCGGATTGTGGTTGCGATCGATCCGGGACACGGTGGCGGAGATCCGGGTGCGGTGGGGATTGGAGGTTTACAAGAAAAGGGAATTGTTCTGGATATTTCTCAGCAGGTGGCTGCAATACTGGAACAGCAAGGTGTACAAACGATTTTGACTAGGACTGACGATCGCGAAATTGATTTACAACCGAGAGTGGATATGGCGGAGCGGGTCAATGCTACTTTGTTTGTCAGCATTCACGCTAATGCTATTGATATGAGTCGCCCAGATGTCAATGGTATTGAAACGTATTACTTTAGCAGTGGCG from Kamptonema formosum PCC 6407 includes the following:
- the infC gene encoding translation initiation factor IF-3, encoding MPVIEKRQNRNQPQINDNIRFPKIRVIDTDGAQLGIMLPQDALRLAEEKDLDLVLLSDKADPPVCRIMDYGKFKFEKDKKEREAKKKQHTADVKEVKMRYKIEEHDYQVRLSQADRFLKAGDKVKATIMFRGREIQHSNLAEDLLKRMATDLQELAEVQQAPKKEGRSMMMLLSPKK
- a CDS encoding alpha/beta fold hydrolase, which gives rise to MLRLEANLTTSGHWHQRIGLQRDWVWRGWQTRYTYLRASGQLSQLEQIEQGSRGAGERGGGGAEVTEEINTLKSYSPQFPFGKEESPNFKSGTPLILLHGFGASIGHWRHNMAQLAEFHTVYALDLLGFGASQKAPANYDVSIWVAQVYEFWQTFIRQPVVLVGNSIGSLICLAAAAAHPDMVAGIVMISLPDPSVRAEAVPPWLQPAIAAVENIFASPPVLRALFYFVRRPALVRRWVSFAYANPDAISDELVEILSGPSRDRGSARAFCALFKAVGSSQFGPGVKTVLPLLKIPILLIWGQQDRMIPPRFARPRQFMEYNANLKLVELENAGHCPHDECPERVNQEILNWMAIALDQKGGDSEAVQY
- a CDS encoding N-acetylmuramoyl-L-alanine amidase, translated to MRFHWLLPSFLSVFLLSSAAEAARLQSWRFDANQNRLYFTTVGGVQPKAQLIFNPTRLVIDLPETSLGRSSVTQPVTGGFESVRVGQFDAQTTRIVVELSPGYTLDPQQVRFRGISPSQWTVELPRPTAIATGDRGQTIPPPTTNPQPQIAAAGTLVENVQVTKDGFFIRTSGGKPEISLQQSRAGDLATIDIAGANISPQLTEQEQVVNQHGVDRIEVRQLPTDPPMTRVTLRMTETNTNWRAFFSNMGGIVVLPTNRPNVSSRPPLLAPRRNTSNLAGIQSIDLTANGTQLLIRTDRAVSYTSGWNQQSGAYWLRIPKAQLAGQIPQLQANSPVGLTATQEDSETVVIWVQPAAGVQVTRVLQPTPQILSVQLRRTGVSSVPPVTNPTPSLNPRNYPTPELPRNSNGRIVVAIDPGHGGGDPGAVGIGGLQEKGIVLDISQQVAAILEQQGVQTILTRTDDREIDLQPRVDMAERVNATLFVSIHANAIDMSRPDVNGIETYYFSSGENLARTIHNSILQGTGARDRRVRQARFYVLRKSSMPSVLLEVGFVTGAEDAARLRDPAYRSQMAASIARGILLYLRQGN